A section of the Kribbella sp. HUAS MG21 genome encodes:
- a CDS encoding class I SAM-dependent methyltransferase — MAEDPDVVSRRIAKESLDRDDPTGWFENLYAAAAEGAAVVPWDRGTAHQLLIEWAEESQPDGAGKSALVVGAGTGWDAELIADRGYATTAFDISPTAVETARRNHPDSEVQYVVADLLNPPADWHRAFDLVVEIYTVQALPISLQPAAIKQVTELVGPGGTLLVVAAARPDDEPDEAIQGPPWPLTRATMHSFTTPDLRLIQLTQSPSPADPTISRWRGEYLRD, encoded by the coding sequence ATGGCTGAGGACCCCGATGTCGTGTCCCGGCGGATCGCGAAGGAGTCGCTCGACCGCGACGACCCGACCGGCTGGTTCGAGAACCTGTACGCCGCCGCGGCCGAGGGAGCCGCGGTCGTGCCGTGGGACCGCGGGACCGCGCACCAGTTGCTGATCGAGTGGGCCGAGGAGTCGCAGCCGGACGGAGCCGGCAAGTCCGCGCTGGTCGTCGGCGCGGGCACTGGCTGGGACGCCGAGCTGATCGCCGACCGCGGGTACGCCACGACGGCGTTCGACATCTCCCCCACCGCCGTCGAGACCGCGCGGCGCAACCACCCGGACTCCGAGGTGCAGTACGTCGTCGCCGACCTGCTGAACCCGCCGGCGGACTGGCACCGCGCGTTCGACCTCGTCGTCGAGATCTACACCGTGCAGGCGTTGCCGATCTCGCTACAGCCCGCCGCGATCAAACAGGTCACCGAGCTGGTAGGCCCCGGCGGCACGCTCCTCGTCGTCGCCGCGGCACGCCCTGACGACGAACCCGACGAGGCCATCCAGGGCCCGCCCTGGCCCCTGACGCGCGCGACCATGCACTCCTTCACCACCCCTGACCTCCGCCTGATCCAACTGACACAGTCACCCAGCCCCGCCGACCCCACGATCAGCCGCTGGCGGGGCGAGTACCTCCGCGACTGA
- a CDS encoding HAD family hydrolase, with protein MTNAKIEAVLFDWGGTLATWHDISLHETWRAVSAVLDEPNADVLAARLVEAEGSVWRRSRDEHRSSTLEEVCLLAEIELTPAALAEYERQWDPHTELEPDAVETLQALRAQGLKLGVLSNTIWPRRRHEEIFARDGVLELLDGAVYTSEIPHTKPHPEAFLAAMRAVGVSEPSRCLFVGDRLFDDVWGAQNVGMRAAHLPHSAIPLEQIGHTEGTPDATVQRLSELPALIDTWNAAAA; from the coding sequence GTGACGAACGCGAAGATCGAAGCCGTCCTGTTCGACTGGGGCGGCACGCTGGCCACCTGGCACGACATCTCCCTGCACGAGACCTGGCGCGCGGTGAGCGCCGTGCTCGACGAGCCCAACGCCGACGTACTGGCCGCGCGACTCGTCGAGGCCGAGGGCTCGGTCTGGCGGCGGTCGCGCGACGAGCATCGCAGCAGCACGCTCGAGGAGGTGTGCCTGCTGGCCGAGATCGAGCTGACCCCGGCCGCCCTGGCGGAATACGAGCGGCAGTGGGACCCGCACACCGAGCTCGAGCCGGACGCCGTGGAGACGCTGCAGGCGCTCCGGGCCCAGGGCCTCAAGCTCGGCGTGCTGTCGAACACGATCTGGCCGCGCCGGCGGCACGAGGAGATCTTCGCCCGCGACGGCGTACTCGAGCTCCTGGACGGCGCCGTCTACACGAGCGAGATCCCGCACACGAAGCCGCATCCGGAGGCGTTCCTGGCGGCGATGCGCGCGGTCGGGGTGTCCGAGCCGTCGCGCTGCCTGTTCGTCGGCGACCGGCTGTTCGACGACGTCTGGGGCGCGCAGAACGTGGGGATGCGGGCCGCGCACCTGCCGCACAGCGCGATCCCGCTCGAGCAGATCGGCCACACGGAGGGTACGCCGGACGCGACCGTCCAGCGGCTGTCCGAGCTGCCCGCGCTGATCGACACCTGGAACGCGGCAGCCGCCTAG
- a CDS encoding Dyp-type peroxidase — protein MVSDPMPETKRVTEALPQSVLMPLSGSAIFLVVQVEDGGEERTRDLLERLSGLVRSVGFRVPAGNLSCVTSIGSDVWDRLFSGPRPAELHPFVELKGATHHAPSTPGDLLFHIRAAHQDQCFELASQIMKILDGAATVVDEVHGFKYFEMRDLLGFVDGTENPAGAEARAAVLIGDEDPDFRGGSYVIVQKYLHDLKAWNSLTVEQQELAVGRTKLDDIELDDAKKPGNAHIVLNVVEDEDGNELQILRDNMPFGTVGTQEFGTYFIGYAKTPAVTELMLRRMFIGVPEGNHDRLLDFSTAVTGSLFFTPTADFLDDLPPAP, from the coding sequence GTGGTCAGTGATCCGATGCCGGAGACGAAGCGGGTGACGGAAGCGCTGCCGCAGTCCGTCCTGATGCCGCTCAGCGGCTCGGCCATCTTCCTCGTGGTGCAGGTCGAGGACGGCGGCGAGGAGCGCACCCGCGACCTGCTCGAACGCCTCAGCGGGCTCGTCCGCTCGGTCGGCTTCCGGGTCCCGGCCGGCAACCTGTCCTGTGTCACCAGCATCGGCTCGGACGTGTGGGACCGGCTGTTCAGCGGCCCGCGCCCGGCCGAGCTGCACCCGTTCGTCGAGCTCAAGGGCGCCACCCACCACGCGCCGTCCACCCCCGGCGACCTGTTGTTCCACATCCGCGCCGCGCACCAGGACCAGTGCTTCGAGCTGGCCAGCCAGATCATGAAGATCCTCGACGGCGCCGCGACGGTCGTCGACGAGGTGCACGGCTTCAAGTACTTCGAGATGCGCGACCTGCTCGGCTTCGTCGACGGCACCGAGAACCCGGCCGGCGCCGAGGCCCGGGCCGCCGTGCTGATCGGCGACGAGGACCCGGACTTCCGCGGCGGCAGCTACGTGATCGTGCAGAAGTACCTGCACGACCTGAAGGCGTGGAACTCGCTGACCGTCGAGCAGCAGGAGCTTGCCGTCGGCCGGACCAAGCTCGACGACATCGAGCTCGACGACGCCAAGAAGCCGGGCAACGCGCACATCGTGCTGAACGTCGTCGAGGACGAGGACGGCAACGAGCTGCAGATCCTGCGCGACAACATGCCGTTCGGCACCGTCGGCACGCAGGAGTTCGGCACGTACTTCATCGGCTACGCGAAGACGCCGGCGGTGACCGAGCTGATGCTCCGCCGGATGTTCATCGGCGTCCCCGAGGGCAACCACGACCGGCTGCTCGACTTCTCGACGGCGGTCACCGGCTCGCTGTTCTTCACCCCCACCGCGGACTTCCTCGACGACCTGCCGCCCGCTCCCTGA
- a CDS encoding ATP-dependent DNA ligase, whose translation MLLTEVVETSTALAGTRSRLKKAEFIAGLLSKATDPAEIEIVVTYLSGELRQRRTGVGWRTLMDAPEPAEVPSLTVEEVDGAFAALAEMSGAGVQARRRAAVDDLFGRATADEQRFLRLLVGGELRQGALDGVMADAVARATGIALSKIRAAAMLRGAAAPVAVAVLTEGEAGLAQFGLEVGRGVQPMLAQSATTVAEALTKTGTPAALEWKLDGIRIQAHRDGDKVVVYTRTLDDITGRVPEVVTAMLALDAQQVVLDGELIALRADGRPEPFQVTGSRTATRAATGPETVPLTPYFFDILHQDGQDLLGLDGAARHEWLSKLLPEERRIPRLVTDDADAGQAFFADAVRRGHEGVMVKSLTVPYEAGRRGSGWVKVKQTHTLDLLVLAAEWGHGRRTGWLSNLHLAARDEDTGEFVMLGKTFKGLTDELLRWQTERFQELAVRRDDWAVHIKPEVVVEVAFDGVQTSPRYPAGMALRFARVLRYREDKTAADVDTVQTVRAIHLGPDMEENDG comes from the coding sequence ATGTTGCTCACCGAGGTGGTCGAGACGTCGACCGCGCTGGCCGGGACCCGGTCGCGGCTGAAGAAGGCCGAGTTCATCGCCGGGCTGCTGTCCAAGGCCACCGATCCCGCCGAGATCGAGATCGTGGTCACGTACCTGTCCGGCGAGCTGCGGCAGCGGCGGACCGGGGTCGGCTGGCGGACCTTGATGGACGCGCCCGAGCCGGCCGAGGTGCCCTCGCTGACGGTCGAGGAGGTCGACGGCGCCTTCGCGGCGTTGGCGGAGATGTCAGGGGCGGGCGTGCAGGCGCGCCGCCGGGCCGCGGTGGACGATCTCTTCGGGCGGGCGACGGCGGACGAGCAACGGTTCCTGCGGCTGCTCGTCGGCGGTGAGCTGCGGCAGGGTGCTCTCGACGGGGTGATGGCGGACGCGGTCGCGCGGGCGACGGGCATCGCGCTGAGCAAGATCCGCGCCGCGGCGATGCTGCGCGGGGCGGCCGCTCCGGTCGCGGTCGCCGTACTGACCGAAGGCGAGGCCGGGCTGGCGCAGTTCGGGCTCGAGGTCGGGCGCGGGGTGCAGCCGATGCTCGCGCAGTCGGCGACCACGGTGGCGGAGGCGCTGACCAAGACGGGTACGCCGGCCGCACTCGAGTGGAAGCTCGACGGCATCCGGATCCAGGCGCACCGGGACGGCGACAAGGTGGTCGTCTACACGCGGACATTGGACGACATCACGGGGCGCGTGCCCGAGGTCGTGACCGCGATGCTGGCGCTGGATGCGCAGCAGGTGGTGCTGGACGGTGAGCTGATCGCGCTGCGGGCCGACGGACGGCCGGAGCCGTTCCAGGTCACGGGTTCGCGGACGGCGACGCGTGCGGCGACAGGGCCCGAGACCGTGCCGCTGACGCCGTACTTCTTCGACATCCTGCACCAGGACGGCCAGGATCTCCTCGGCCTGGACGGTGCGGCGCGGCACGAGTGGCTGTCGAAGCTGCTGCCCGAGGAGCGACGGATCCCGCGGCTCGTGACCGACGACGCCGACGCGGGACAGGCCTTCTTCGCGGACGCCGTACGGCGGGGACACGAGGGCGTCATGGTGAAGTCGCTGACCGTGCCGTACGAGGCCGGGCGGCGCGGGTCCGGGTGGGTCAAGGTCAAGCAGACGCACACGCTCGACCTGCTCGTGCTCGCCGCGGAGTGGGGCCACGGGCGCCGTACGGGCTGGCTGTCGAACCTGCATCTGGCCGCGCGGGACGAGGACACCGGCGAGTTCGTCATGCTCGGGAAGACTTTCAAGGGGCTGACGGACGAGCTGCTGCGCTGGCAGACCGAGCGCTTCCAGGAGCTCGCCGTACGACGGGACGACTGGGCCGTCCACATCAAGCCGGAGGTGGTGGTGGAGGTCGCGTTCGACGGCGTGCAGACCTCGCCGCGCTACCCGGCCGGTATGGCGCTGCGGTTCGCGCGGGTGCTGCGGTATCGCGAGGACAAGACGGCGGCCGACGTTGATACCGTGCAGACGGTGCGCGCGATCCATCTCGGACCCGACATGGAGGAGAACGATGGCTGA
- a CDS encoding type II CAAX endopeptidase family protein, whose product MDPQEPRPAPRPGPSSQPGQYPPPPPHPGAYPPPGPYPPYPQHPQQQWGAPGPYPQQWGGPGPYPQQYAQREPRTVEAPSGTPFHRLARTAKHRWWRPIAGTLVLGTLAVTLMWIVTAAWVIAHELLGGPSPQPDGANLFPSDTENLAFNLVLLGVLTPLVGLVAWIIQRRPFWSVASVLNRIRWRWLLWCSLPALGYVGLSIVTSIVVDPVFPPEESTGNTDTDGSWVGWAAFVVPALLILLLVPFQSAAEEFVFRGWLVQAVGAYGPDSPEGRGGVLRKVFRSPWPGIVVGGVAFISAHGYTGWAMVDVFLFAVTVGWLTVRTGGLEAAIAVHVTNNLFAFLLPAATGGLSDWDEQGGAPWTLLAADLPCLVFYAYAITWMARRREIQRLS is encoded by the coding sequence ATGGACCCGCAAGAACCCAGGCCGGCTCCGCGGCCGGGCCCATCCTCCCAGCCGGGGCAGTATCCACCGCCGCCACCCCACCCCGGCGCGTACCCGCCCCCAGGTCCGTATCCTCCGTACCCCCAGCACCCCCAGCAGCAGTGGGGCGCTCCGGGACCGTACCCGCAGCAGTGGGGCGGCCCAGGACCGTACCCGCAGCAGTACGCCCAGCGGGAGCCGCGGACCGTCGAGGCCCCCAGCGGTACGCCGTTCCACCGGCTCGCGCGCACCGCGAAGCACCGCTGGTGGCGTCCGATCGCCGGCACCCTCGTCCTGGGCACGCTCGCCGTGACGCTGATGTGGATCGTCACGGCCGCCTGGGTGATCGCGCACGAACTCCTCGGCGGCCCCAGCCCGCAACCCGACGGCGCGAACCTGTTCCCGAGCGACACCGAGAACCTCGCCTTCAACCTCGTCCTGCTCGGCGTCCTGACCCCGCTCGTCGGGCTGGTCGCCTGGATCATCCAGCGCCGCCCGTTCTGGAGCGTCGCCTCGGTGCTGAACCGGATCCGCTGGCGGTGGCTGCTCTGGTGCTCCCTGCCCGCCCTCGGGTACGTCGGCCTGTCGATCGTGACGAGCATCGTCGTCGACCCGGTGTTCCCGCCCGAGGAGTCGACCGGGAACACCGACACCGACGGCTCCTGGGTCGGCTGGGCGGCGTTCGTCGTACCGGCGCTGCTCATCCTGCTGCTGGTGCCGTTCCAGTCGGCGGCGGAGGAGTTCGTGTTCCGTGGCTGGCTGGTGCAGGCGGTCGGCGCCTATGGCCCGGACAGCCCGGAGGGTCGCGGCGGCGTACTGCGGAAGGTCTTCCGGTCGCCGTGGCCCGGCATCGTCGTCGGCGGCGTGGCGTTCATCTCGGCGCACGGCTACACCGGCTGGGCGATGGTCGACGTGTTCCTGTTCGCGGTGACGGTCGGCTGGCTGACCGTGCGCACCGGGGGACTGGAGGCGGCGATCGCCGTACACGTGACGAACAACCTCTTCGCCTTCTTGTTGCCGGCGGCAACTGGTGGGCTGAGCGACTGGGACGAGCAGGGCGGCGCGCCGTGGACGCTGCTCGCGGCCGACCTGCCGTGCCTGGTGTTCTACGCGTACGCGATCACCTGGATGGCGCGCCGGCGGGAGATCCAGCGGCTGAGCTGA
- a CDS encoding endonuclease/exonuclease/phosphatase family protein, which yields MFISRRRFAALAATVAAGLTLASGVSQAVSTGSTESTRSTGTSEAAAVTDGPLHVMSYNLRYASNTPPNTWADRRPVMREQLREARPQLIGTQEGLYSQLQDIAADLGPAYDSIGLGRESGSKGEFMMIFFDQRRLQPLEYDHFWLSDTPAVMGSKTWGGCCARMVTWVRFLDKTTSKQFYAVNTHLEAFDATARSKSADLILQKVAAFDPTVPVIMTGDFNEAAKAGVPVYDKLVTSGKYTDSWVTAEERSALYATFHGYKPLTPNGNRIDWILTTPGLRVEKASINTFSKDGQFPSDHLPVESWIHLG from the coding sequence ATGTTCATCTCCCGCCGCCGGTTCGCGGCGCTCGCCGCGACGGTCGCCGCCGGCCTGACACTCGCCAGCGGGGTCTCGCAGGCGGTCTCGACCGGATCCACGGAGTCGACCCGGTCGACCGGCACCAGCGAAGCGGCCGCCGTCACCGACGGCCCGCTGCACGTGATGTCCTACAACCTGCGGTACGCGAGCAACACGCCGCCGAACACCTGGGCCGACCGGCGCCCGGTGATGCGTGAGCAGCTCCGCGAGGCCCGCCCGCAGCTGATCGGCACGCAGGAAGGCCTGTACTCCCAGTTGCAGGACATCGCCGCCGACCTCGGTCCGGCGTACGACTCGATCGGCCTCGGCCGGGAGAGCGGCAGCAAGGGGGAGTTCATGATGATCTTCTTCGACCAGCGCCGGCTGCAGCCGCTCGAGTACGACCACTTCTGGCTGTCCGACACCCCGGCGGTCATGGGCTCGAAGACGTGGGGCGGCTGCTGCGCCCGGATGGTGACGTGGGTCCGCTTCCTCGACAAGACGACGTCGAAGCAGTTCTACGCGGTCAACACGCACCTGGAGGCGTTCGACGCGACCGCCCGGTCGAAGTCCGCGGACCTGATCCTGCAGAAGGTGGCCGCGTTCGACCCGACGGTGCCGGTGATCATGACGGGCGACTTCAACGAGGCCGCGAAGGCCGGCGTGCCGGTGTACGACAAGCTCGTCACCAGCGGGAAGTACACCGACAGCTGGGTGACGGCCGAGGAGCGCAGCGCCTTGTACGCCACGTTCCACGGCTACAAGCCGCTGACGCCGAACGGCAACCGGATCGACTGGATCCTCACCACACCGGGCCTGCGGGTCGAGAAGGCGAGCATCAACACGTTCAGCAAGGACGGGCAGTTCCCGAGTGACCACCTGCCGGTCGAGTCCTGGATCCAC